The Flavobacterium sp. HJ-32-4 genome contains a region encoding:
- a CDS encoding DUF5916 domain-containing protein, producing MLRTPRLFPLICLLASLSLMAQKKTVRTSFTDASISIDGTMEKLWETAEPATDFVMYQPDNGKLIAPEKRATVRVLYNQEALYIFAELQDDQPDKILKEITQRDNIGVADMFGVFINGFNDGQQDFQFFVSASGVQMDRLATEDNEVAPDNFGQDFSWDAIWDSAVRLTSTGWNVEMKIPYAALRFSDASIQTWGINFYRGIRRDRQHYTWNPIRFDEKLTRTQNGLLEGLQNLKPPTRLFFIPYTSFYHEQGPAGKDDRFKAGLDVKYGINESFTLDAILVPDFGQTKYDNLILNLSPYEQQFAENRPFFTEGTDLFSKGDLFYSRRIGAAPSFGYTTYDSATETLDQPATVNLLNAVKISGRTNHGLGIGVLNAVTEETHGTVTDIATGSKRSVVVEPLTNYNVLVLDQRFNQNSSVSFVNTNVSRDGSFYDANVSAFLFNLNTKKNTYNLSGDFKYSYIESDYQGFKTALNLEKTSGQYRWSLFGKYISNNYDINDLGYIAQTNYHNAYADASYRILNPTKWFNTFRVDVRSSVELQNNTGKPQDAFFNVGAQGNSVVNDYYYALVQLNPIETFDFYMPRSPGRYSYVPKSALAQLIFSSNYNRPFALDVNVVGRKYDEDRRLTYAWNFSPRYRVNDKLMLIYTFEYSRDLSDRGYVGNTDTDILYAERDIKTIVSQLSAKYALNNKMTLNLSARYYWSYSENRRMFTLRDDGYLDGTDFIAGLDDNFNVWNMDLNYSWWFAPGSQLSVLYRNNALDYTNIIRHRFNDNVRELFDDNLNNVFSISVRYYIDYNSLRRRK from the coding sequence ATGCTCCGGACGCCCAGGCTGTTTCCGCTTATCTGCTTATTGGCCAGCCTGTCGCTGATGGCGCAGAAAAAGACCGTGCGCACGTCATTTACGGATGCTTCCATCAGCATTGACGGCACGATGGAAAAGCTCTGGGAAACAGCGGAACCGGCGACCGACTTTGTCATGTACCAACCCGACAACGGCAAGTTGATCGCACCGGAAAAAAGAGCGACAGTACGCGTTTTATACAACCAGGAAGCCCTTTACATATTCGCGGAGCTACAGGATGACCAGCCGGATAAAATCCTGAAGGAAATCACACAACGCGACAATATTGGGGTGGCGGATATGTTCGGCGTCTTCATCAACGGATTCAACGACGGCCAGCAGGATTTCCAGTTTTTTGTCAGTGCTTCGGGCGTGCAGATGGACCGCCTCGCAACGGAAGACAATGAAGTCGCGCCGGATAATTTCGGACAGGATTTTTCGTGGGATGCCATTTGGGACAGCGCCGTCCGACTGACATCAACCGGCTGGAATGTAGAAATGAAGATTCCGTATGCCGCCTTACGCTTCTCTGACGCATCCATACAGACCTGGGGCATCAACTTCTATAGGGGTATCCGGCGTGACCGGCAGCATTACACCTGGAATCCCATCCGTTTTGACGAAAAGCTGACACGGACGCAAAACGGTTTACTCGAAGGATTACAGAACCTAAAGCCCCCTACCCGCTTGTTCTTCATTCCCTACACCTCGTTTTACCACGAACAGGGGCCGGCGGGAAAGGACGACCGTTTCAAAGCCGGACTCGATGTCAAATACGGCATCAATGAGTCGTTTACGCTGGATGCCATCCTCGTGCCGGATTTCGGGCAGACGAAGTACGACAACCTCATCCTCAACCTCTCACCCTACGAACAGCAATTTGCCGAAAACCGTCCGTTCTTTACGGAAGGTACGGACCTGTTCAGCAAAGGCGACCTCTTTTATTCACGTCGGATCGGTGCCGCACCGTCATTTGGATACACGACCTATGACAGCGCGACCGAAACGCTTGACCAACCCGCTACTGTCAACCTGTTGAATGCGGTAAAAATTTCGGGGCGCACCAATCACGGACTCGGCATCGGCGTGCTGAATGCTGTAACGGAAGAGACGCACGGAACAGTGACTGACATCGCCACCGGATCCAAGCGCAGCGTAGTCGTCGAACCGCTTACCAACTACAATGTGTTAGTGCTCGACCAGCGTTTCAACCAAAATTCATCTGTGAGTTTCGTCAATACCAACGTGTCGCGCGACGGCAGTTTCTATGATGCGAACGTATCGGCCTTCCTCTTCAACCTCAACACCAAAAAAAACACCTATAACCTGTCCGGAGACTTTAAGTACAGTTATATAGAAAGCGATTATCAGGGCTTCAAGACCGCCCTTAACCTCGAGAAAACGAGCGGTCAGTATCGTTGGTCGTTGTTCGGGAAGTACATTTCCAACAACTACGACATCAACGACTTGGGGTATATCGCCCAGACCAATTACCACAACGCCTACGCCGACGCCAGCTACCGCATTTTGAACCCGACCAAATGGTTCAACACCTTCCGCGTCGATGTGCGTTCATCTGTTGAGTTACAGAACAACACAGGAAAGCCACAAGACGCGTTCTTCAATGTGGGCGCACAGGGTAATTCGGTGGTCAACGATTACTATTATGCCTTGGTACAACTCAACCCTATTGAGACCTTTGACTTTTACATGCCCCGGTCACCCGGACGGTATTCGTATGTGCCGAAAAGTGCGTTGGCACAATTGATTTTCTCGTCCAACTACAACCGTCCGTTTGCGCTTGACGTTAACGTGGTGGGGCGAAAGTACGACGAAGATCGCCGACTGACGTATGCGTGGAATTTCAGTCCACGCTACCGCGTCAACGACAAACTCATGCTCATTTACACCTTTGAATATTCCCGCGATTTGAGTGACCGCGGGTATGTGGGCAACACGGATACCGACATCCTCTATGCCGAGCGCGATATCAAAACCATCGTATCCCAACTCAGCGCCAAATATGCGCTCAATAATAAAATGACGCTCAACCTCAGCGCCCGCTATTACTGGTCGTATTCTGAAAACCGACGCATGTTTACCCTCCGTGACGACGGGTATCTTGACGGAACGGATTTTATTGCCGGACTTGATGACAACTTCAACGTCTGGAACATGGACCTCAATTATTCGTGGTGGTTTGCGCCGGGCAGTCAATTGTCGGTGCTGTACCGTAACAACGCGCTCGATTATACCAATATCATCCGGCATCGTTTCAACGACAACGTGCGGGAGTTGTTCGATGACAACCTCAACAATGTGTTTTCGATAAGCGTGCGCTATTATATCGACTACAATTCGCTGCGCCGTAGGAAATAA
- a CDS encoding murein L,D-transpeptidase catalytic domain family protein: protein MTYYFLSSLFFLSSLLTAPSNVSKVVLPSATTEEPADLVYRDLAKSAEILPSSDCFKAAAKGFFQLRAAGVITRDVLAIADFSLSSNTKRLWVVNMNTHEVLYHTWVAHGRKTGDEFAQSFSNDAESNKSSLGFYATGTVYNGKHGVSLRLNGLEKGVNDRALQRAVVMHGADYVSEDFIRKHTRLGRSLGCPAIPNDMVKPVIEALRDGSCLYIYHPSHAAQGVRS, encoded by the coding sequence ATGACCTATTATTTCCTGTCGTCACTTTTTTTTCTGTCGTCTTTGTTGACGGCGCCCTCTAACGTGTCCAAGGTTGTTTTACCGTCTGCCACCACGGAAGAACCTGCCGACCTCGTGTACCGCGATCTGGCGAAAAGCGCCGAAATACTGCCGTCGTCTGACTGTTTCAAAGCTGCGGCAAAGGGGTTTTTCCAACTTCGTGCGGCCGGCGTCATCACGCGTGACGTATTGGCTATAGCCGATTTCAGTCTCTCTTCGAACACCAAGCGCCTGTGGGTGGTGAACATGAATACCCACGAAGTGCTCTACCATACCTGGGTCGCGCACGGCCGTAAAACCGGCGATGAATTTGCCCAATCCTTCTCGAATGACGCAGAATCGAACAAAAGCAGCCTGGGGTTTTATGCGACAGGGACCGTATATAACGGGAAACACGGCGTTTCGCTGCGGTTGAACGGCCTCGAAAAAGGGGTGAACGATCGCGCCTTGCAACGGGCAGTGGTGATGCACGGGGCCGATTATGTGTCGGAAGATTTCATCCGGAAGCACACCCGTCTCGGACGCAGCCTGGGTTGTCCGGCGATTCCAAATGACATGGTGAAGCCGGTCATCGAAGCGCTACGCGACGGTTCGTGCCTGTATATTTACCACCCGAGCCACGCCGCACAAGGCGTTCGGAGCTAA
- the pepE gene encoding dipeptidase PepE has product MKRLIIASTSTLHGGSYLDYLLPELELLFAGADDILFIPYARPGGIDHDTYTEKAAQAFSGIGKRVYGLHSYPDPLEAIRTAKAIFTGGGNTFVLVKELHEKGLMTPLREVLLDGTPYLGTSAGSNITGPTMQTTNDMPIAYPPDFRTLGILPFNLNPHYLDPDPGSTHMGETRETRIREFHAFNETPVLGLREGSWIAVMGDRLTLEGDLTARLFRKGADAVELASGYDLTELS; this is encoded by the coding sequence ATGAAGCGCCTTATCATTGCCAGCACCTCCACCCTTCATGGCGGGAGCTACCTCGACTATTTACTGCCGGAATTAGAATTGCTTTTCGCCGGGGCAGACGATATCCTCTTCATCCCCTATGCCCGGCCCGGCGGTATCGACCATGACACCTACACAGAGAAAGCGGCGCAGGCCTTTTCGGGTATCGGTAAGCGGGTGTACGGACTCCACTCCTACCCGGATCCCCTTGAAGCCATCCGGACGGCGAAAGCGATCTTCACAGGGGGCGGAAATACCTTCGTGCTGGTAAAGGAGCTCCATGAGAAAGGCCTGATGACACCTCTTAGGGAGGTCCTTCTGGACGGCACCCCGTATCTCGGAACGAGCGCCGGAAGCAACATAACCGGGCCTACCATGCAAACCACCAATGACATGCCGATTGCTTATCCGCCTGACTTCCGCACACTGGGCATCCTGCCGTTTAACCTCAACCCGCATTACCTCGATCCGGATCCGGGATCGACCCACATGGGGGAAACGCGTGAAACCCGTATCCGCGAATTCCACGCCTTTAATGAAACGCCCGTGCTGGGTCTTCGAGAAGGCAGTTGGATAGCCGTGATGGGCGACCGCCTGACATTGGAGGGCGACCTTACCGCGCGTCTGTTCCGGAAAGGGGCGGATGCCGTAGAACTGGCGTCAGGATATGATTTGACGGAACTAAGCTAA
- the gpmI gene encoding 2,3-bisphosphoglycerate-independent phosphoglycerate mutase, giving the protein MSKKVILMILDGWGKSPDPKVSAIDNARVPFIKSLYTRYPSAELRTDGLNVGLPEGQMGNSEVGHMNLGAGRIVYQDLAKINLAVQHHTLKEEPVLKEAFAYAKAHNKPIHFLGLLSDGGVHSHTSHLMGLLDAAEEAGLDKLFVHAFTDGRDVDPKSGAGYVRTLVDTLSGRPAQLASIIGRYYAMDRDRRWERVRLAYDLLVNGKGTPSLDAVKSVEESYAAGVTDEFIQPIVMTGTDGQPLATLQPDDVVIFFNFRTDRGRQLTEVLTQWDCHEQNMHTVPLYYVTMTNYDESFHDIKVIYNKDNITMTLGEVLEKHGKKQIRIAETEKYPHVTFFFSGGRELPFEGESRILCPSPKVATYDLQPEMSAYELAEALVPELEKKEVDFVCLNFANGDMVGHTGVWEAAIKACEAVDACVEKVITAALANGYTTIVIADHGNCDTMINPDGSPNTAHTTNPVPIILVDPERTSIKSGVLGDIAPTILELMGIPQPDVMTRQSLL; this is encoded by the coding sequence ATGTCCAAAAAAGTCATCCTGATGATACTCGACGGTTGGGGAAAATCGCCCGATCCGAAAGTATCCGCCATCGACAACGCACGCGTTCCGTTTATCAAAAGTTTATATACCCGTTATCCAAGTGCCGAACTCCGCACCGACGGCCTCAATGTAGGACTGCCGGAAGGGCAGATGGGAAATTCGGAAGTAGGACACATGAACCTTGGCGCGGGGCGTATCGTGTATCAGGATTTGGCCAAAATCAACCTCGCGGTACAACACCATACGTTGAAGGAAGAGCCCGTGCTCAAAGAAGCCTTCGCCTATGCAAAAGCCCATAACAAGCCGATTCATTTTCTGGGACTGCTGTCTGATGGCGGTGTGCACTCGCATACCTCGCATCTCATGGGCCTTCTGGACGCTGCCGAAGAAGCTGGGTTGGATAAACTGTTCGTACATGCCTTCACCGATGGTCGCGATGTCGACCCGAAATCAGGGGCCGGTTATGTACGCACGTTGGTGGACACCCTTTCGGGAAGACCGGCACAGCTCGCCTCGATTATCGGCCGTTATTACGCGATGGACCGCGACCGTCGTTGGGAACGGGTGCGACTCGCCTATGACCTTTTGGTTAATGGAAAAGGAACGCCGTCGCTGGATGCCGTCAAAAGCGTGGAGGAAAGCTACGCGGCTGGCGTAACGGATGAATTCATTCAACCTATTGTGATGACCGGAACGGATGGTCAACCACTGGCTACATTACAGCCCGACGATGTGGTGATATTCTTTAATTTCCGCACCGATCGCGGTCGTCAGCTGACGGAAGTATTGACCCAATGGGATTGCCATGAGCAAAACATGCACACCGTCCCGTTGTATTATGTGACGATGACGAACTACGATGAAAGTTTCCACGACATCAAAGTCATCTACAACAAAGACAACATCACCATGACATTGGGCGAAGTGCTCGAAAAACATGGAAAAAAACAAATACGGATCGCGGAAACCGAAAAATATCCGCACGTAACCTTCTTCTTCTCGGGAGGACGCGAGTTGCCGTTCGAAGGTGAATCGCGGATTCTGTGTCCGTCGCCCAAAGTGGCCACGTATGACCTCCAACCCGAAATGAGCGCCTACGAACTGGCAGAGGCCCTCGTTCCTGAACTCGAAAAGAAAGAAGTAGATTTCGTTTGCCTGAATTTTGCGAACGGCGACATGGTAGGCCACACCGGTGTGTGGGAGGCGGCGATCAAAGCCTGCGAAGCCGTAGACGCCTGTGTTGAAAAGGTCATCACGGCGGCACTTGCAAATGGCTATACCACTATCGTCATTGCGGATCATGGCAACTGTGATACCATGATCAATCCGGATGGCAGCCCGAACACGGCGCATACCACCAACCCGGTGCCGATTATCCTCGTAGATCCTGAGCGTACCTCTATCAAAAGCGGGGTGCTGGGTGACATTGCGCCGACCATTCTCGAACTCATGGGCATACCCCAACCGGATGTCATGACGCGGCAGTCACTGCTGTAA
- a CDS encoding T9SS type B sorting domain-containing protein — protein sequence MKRLLPLLFFITSLASFAQQGAPSCAELVANSSQYQACATTITFASSTNNSSGESYMPSCFDTNLAGPSWFFIKIATSGSINFQIKQVNGAGTLADVDFSLWGPFTTLTNVCSQLTPGREVDCSYSPSGLENVTLPNGVAGELYVLVIDNFSQTAGNITITQTGGDGSSDCSFLSDVDILDDTGNEILQLDYCKPTTQNLVATVDTSDFTGNPADLRFNYKWYKDTVLVYTLTDDTSPTNTYVATDTGIYRVEMTSYDVTDPPLDPSTLTVSADEITLNFYEAPIVTVTTSSNCLQAAPQLQATVSNPGAAPVSYQWFRGTTSIVGATTATYSPTQAGTYFVQASNPGCTAVNSNSLVIYPVPTVNITGTTTICEDDTYTLTSGVTNTGSATVTYQWNKGGNPIPGANGATFTVSSANQTPGSSEAYTLTLTLDGICSTVSNAVTVTLNQKPVLASSPVVLKQCDYIAPNTDGVAIFDLTQAANALTNNMAGITLSYFLDAGLTQQIANSSFFTNTTPFNQTLYVTGQFPGQVPVCTSDVAVLQLEVDPTSVAAYPNLAPVCPELNQGFGFFDFETQRALIKTTYFPTTNVNIAFYANATDAAVETGPLDNTSPIPTGNNTIYTRIETNNDCEGIGTFSANVYVAPALTNVADWELCESEPVILSAKDSEALTGQATTVSVRYFASFENARLNIAAFDKNADANFPIGTTTVYARLSDSATGCFSIIDFDVKVYDEPNIAAPTPMSNCSGSVGTFNLDSRIAQITGGNANYSVQFFASQADFDAGIAITGTNSYQSGNRTVLILVTDPTQHGCTSQTTLSLSVSERPGASSNPDILQLCDDSGFHAFDLTERERQMAGTTPLAELEFFYYESPDSAEANDPDWIADPTQYVNRDPQYQKIYVRINSKTSFDSETGLPCYRVLELELFVRHSPPDNLLKTPYHICVDKDGNVVSPALIETGLPEGFQFTWYEGPDAVPGSERPTNQSFFVATEPGTYSVRIVDFRYTSLCDIVINFTVRNTEVPFSISGSPADLIAFETDNTLTAVVDPPSSDYEYQLDNDGWQDSNVFVDVKEGLYRLTVRSKYGCGEVATDVVVADFPRFFTPNGDGFHDTWNIDGQEALDVSVVYVFDRNGKLLRSIFRDDTGWDGTYNGRPMPADDYWFVVLYTKGGITKEFRSHFALKR from the coding sequence ATGAAACGACTCCTGCCCCTTTTATTCTTCATAACCTCACTGGCATCGTTCGCACAGCAGGGCGCCCCTTCATGTGCCGAACTGGTGGCCAACTCGTCACAATACCAGGCCTGCGCTACCACCATCACCTTCGCGAGTTCTACGAACAACAGCAGTGGTGAGTCGTATATGCCCAGTTGCTTCGATACGAATCTCGCGGGACCCAGTTGGTTTTTTATCAAGATCGCCACATCGGGAAGTATTAATTTCCAGATCAAACAGGTAAACGGTGCGGGTACCCTTGCGGATGTCGACTTCAGCTTATGGGGTCCTTTTACGACCCTCACAAATGTTTGTTCGCAATTGACGCCCGGGCGGGAAGTTGACTGCAGCTACTCACCTAGTGGACTCGAGAACGTAACCCTCCCGAATGGCGTCGCGGGCGAATTGTATGTGTTGGTCATCGATAACTTCTCGCAGACGGCGGGCAATATTACCATCACTCAAACCGGCGGGGACGGCAGTTCTGATTGTAGTTTCCTTTCCGACGTTGACATACTGGACGACACGGGCAACGAAATCCTACAACTTGATTATTGCAAACCAACAACGCAGAACCTCGTTGCCACCGTTGACACCTCCGATTTTACGGGCAACCCTGCCGACCTTCGTTTCAACTATAAATGGTATAAAGACACGGTATTGGTCTATACCCTTACCGACGATACTTCACCGACCAATACCTATGTAGCCACTGATACCGGCATCTATCGGGTGGAGATGACCTCTTACGATGTGACCGACCCTCCCTTAGACCCGTCGACACTCACTGTCAGTGCGGATGAAATAACGTTGAATTTCTACGAAGCCCCCATCGTTACTGTAACGACTTCTTCGAATTGCCTTCAGGCCGCGCCACAGTTACAGGCGACGGTCAGCAATCCTGGGGCGGCGCCGGTAAGCTACCAATGGTTCCGGGGAACGACTTCGATCGTGGGCGCCACAACCGCTACCTATTCACCCACTCAGGCCGGAACCTATTTTGTTCAGGCTAGTAACCCCGGATGTACGGCGGTTAATTCAAACAGCCTCGTCATCTATCCTGTACCTACGGTCAACATTACCGGAACAACTACTATTTGCGAAGATGACACTTACACCCTAACCTCCGGGGTCACTAACACCGGAAGTGCCACCGTTACGTACCAGTGGAATAAAGGCGGCAACCCGATTCCGGGCGCGAACGGCGCGACCTTTACAGTTTCGTCGGCCAACCAAACGCCGGGTTCTTCTGAAGCCTATACCCTGACGCTGACCCTTGACGGGATCTGCTCGACCGTATCGAATGCGGTTACGGTAACGCTGAACCAAAAGCCCGTGCTCGCCAGCAGTCCGGTGGTATTGAAGCAATGCGATTATATCGCGCCGAACACCGACGGTGTAGCCATCTTCGATCTTACGCAGGCTGCAAACGCATTGACAAACAATATGGCGGGCATCACCCTTTCCTACTTCCTGGATGCCGGACTTACCCAACAGATCGCTAATTCGTCGTTTTTCACCAACACCACGCCGTTCAACCAGACCCTTTATGTCACGGGCCAGTTTCCCGGCCAGGTGCCGGTGTGTACATCCGACGTGGCGGTTTTACAGTTAGAAGTAGACCCGACGTCAGTCGCTGCCTATCCAAACCTGGCGCCGGTTTGCCCGGAACTGAACCAAGGGTTTGGCTTTTTCGACTTTGAGACCCAACGGGCCTTGATCAAAACGACCTACTTCCCGACGACGAACGTCAACATTGCCTTTTACGCCAATGCGACGGATGCCGCGGTGGAAACCGGTCCACTCGACAATACATCGCCTATTCCAACCGGTAATAACACCATTTACACCCGTATTGAAACGAATAACGATTGTGAAGGTATCGGGACGTTCTCGGCCAATGTCTACGTAGCGCCGGCTTTGACCAATGTTGCCGATTGGGAACTGTGTGAAAGCGAACCGGTGATCCTGTCGGCTAAAGATAGTGAAGCCCTGACCGGACAGGCTACTACGGTATCGGTCCGGTATTTTGCGTCGTTTGAAAACGCGCGGCTGAACATCGCGGCGTTCGATAAAAACGCGGATGCAAATTTCCCAATCGGCACCACGACGGTGTATGCGCGCCTTTCCGACAGCGCGACGGGTTGTTTTTCTATCATTGACTTTGATGTGAAAGTATACGATGAGCCGAACATAGCCGCTCCGACGCCCATGTCGAATTGCAGCGGCAGTGTAGGCACGTTCAACCTTGACTCACGTATTGCGCAGATTACAGGTGGCAACGCCAATTACAGCGTGCAATTCTTTGCCTCCCAGGCGGACTTTGATGCCGGTATCGCGATTACGGGTACCAATTCGTATCAATCCGGCAACCGCACGGTACTGATTTTGGTGACAGACCCGACGCAACACGGCTGTACGTCACAGACCACGCTGTCGCTTTCGGTTAGCGAACGTCCTGGTGCCTCTAGCAATCCCGACATCCTTCAACTGTGCGATGACAGCGGTTTCCATGCGTTTGACCTTACCGAACGCGAGCGTCAGATGGCGGGTACTACCCCTTTGGCCGAATTGGAATTTTTCTATTATGAATCGCCTGACAGTGCGGAGGCCAACGACCCTGACTGGATTGCAGATCCCACCCAGTACGTCAACCGTGACCCGCAATACCAGAAAATTTACGTCCGGATCAACAGCAAAACGAGCTTCGACAGCGAAACCGGATTACCTTGCTACCGGGTACTGGAACTGGAGCTGTTCGTGCGGCATTCCCCGCCGGATAATCTCCTGAAAACGCCTTATCACATCTGTGTCGACAAAGACGGTAACGTAGTGAGTCCCGCGCTCATCGAAACAGGTTTACCCGAAGGTTTCCAGTTTACGTGGTATGAAGGTCCAGACGCCGTGCCGGGTTCCGAACGGCCGACCAATCAGTCGTTCTTTGTAGCGACCGAACCGGGCACCTATTCGGTGCGGATCGTCGATTTCCGGTACACATCCTTGTGCGACATCGTGATCAATTTCACGGTACGCAATACCGAGGTGCCGTTTTCCATCAGTGGAAGTCCGGCCGATCTCATCGCTTTTGAAACCGATAATACGCTGACGGCGGTGGTCGATCCACCTTCTTCGGATTATGAATACCAGCTTGACAATGATGGTTGGCAGGACAGTAATGTGTTTGTCGATGTGAAGGAAGGGCTTTACCGCCTGACCGTCCGCAGCAAATACGGATGTGGTGAGGTCGCGACCGATGTAGTTGTCGCCGATTTCCCGCGGTTCTTTACGCCGAACGGCGATGGCTTCCACGACACCTGGAACATCGACGGACAGGAAGCGCTTGACGTTTCGGTCGTGTATGTCTTTGACCGCAATGGGAAGTTACTGCGTTCGATCTTCCGGGATGACACCGGTTGGGACGGCACCTATAACGGGCGACCGATGCCTGCCGATGACTATTGGTTTGTCGTACTTTATACAAAAGGCGG
- a CDS encoding DUF6702 family protein, which produces MTTKSLMKTLRFIGMFAIFALASAFSAHKFYMSIYQLRFNADKSRLEITGRIFIDDLNECLSKYAKTATHVGEPQQSKDDVAYLQRYMAEQLKIKVNGKPATLTFVSTEIEETVVICYFRVDGVKHPRQIDVSNTALMACHSEQQNILQADVSGEKKNIVLKEGETSAHLVFP; this is translated from the coding sequence ATGACGACAAAATCCCTTATGAAGACGCTTCGTTTTATAGGTATGTTTGCGATTTTCGCCCTGGCTTCGGCCTTTTCGGCGCACAAATTCTATATGTCAATCTACCAACTTCGCTTCAATGCCGATAAAAGTCGGTTGGAAATCACCGGACGGATCTTTATCGACGACCTGAACGAGTGCCTCTCGAAGTACGCTAAAACCGCTACTCACGTAGGCGAACCACAGCAATCGAAAGACGACGTGGCCTATTTGCAGCGCTATATGGCCGAGCAATTGAAAATCAAGGTAAACGGAAAACCGGCAACGCTCACGTTTGTCAGTACAGAAATCGAAGAAACCGTCGTGATTTGCTACTTTCGCGTTGACGGTGTAAAGCATCCGCGCCAAATTGACGTTTCGAACACGGCATTGATGGCGTGTCACTCCGAACAGCAGAACATCCTGCAGGCGGACGTGTCTGGAGAAAAGAAGAATATCGTATTGAAAGAAGGGGAAACCAGCGCGCACCTGGTATTTCCATAA